In the genome of Haloarcula limicola, one region contains:
- a CDS encoding DEAD/DEAH box helicase gives MGRRFPTPIIGVATEEERYRTVIGVVVEASGPLAWATFRDRCQRHLLKPDTGEQYSDSYLDRILPTFANLGVIQRTDDGVRPSPFATDWFHGDLAFSEFVWKSLKRSWVAMGEKPEGIEGLDRILRTVEAASDGLKFGEIQNRLAANHGYEFNEEGVRGYPDLLRILGVLEKDGHTYNTTSEEVVERYKRRFRNTDIFDTLESRLKREGTTVDPPSRTAKRDMMKYYMYRESGGWYKRRQWYKTFWRNYLQKATRDGNTGDELRRKNEYREAQNRRRDLRNEVIAQYEFLDSKSLRGLSAGVLERMRNADTEREAQRIRISAGSGISIADLELLADSDRDSYTFSDGFSLYGWQREAADRWFSDDNGRTPETGIAQVVTGAGKTVMALEVLRRWLQQDDDRVATVIVPTKVLLHQWLTELVSTLNVPIDEIGWAGGGHKDDFGDCRIMVSIVNSAVKNDYLREALQQADEPDHLLVADECHRYTGEKFSNIFSYPRAASLGLSATPISREDELTSADKILLRELGEIYYRLTYDEGIQRGLIPEFTIEYVGFELADPERRAYEELSRQVSNAVKEIKQRYDHRLHELSGSFARKLQVIRNNTDGPTGPISDYFQYTQERRELVANAAARQAITLDLLEQTVTADQKAIVFQERIEQLEQLIAPVERRGENNRTGELADDAPEHRRLYETFEGLEEVDQAVETLFADTDYWPVMYHSGHSRDIWNDIAMDWFREDDMANVMLSVKALIEGVDVPSADVGIVRVSSSSIRQRIQTLGRILRTGDDISQESTLYVLYARDTVDERIFQEYDWQEELASAKVKHKIWEREGDESYSDGQIRPADPEEYPPRPEPEIIPDPDELTIGDDYEGTREPIKRVSVDSRGRLFEKTRNGRQYLSTETFEEVIEFVRREKGGGTIIVNEHNHLLTILQDGPVFLGTVEDPDVFEPTKNTQQTIHSDGVTSESQTKSDEDTSLTDEPDDFDDIFG, from the coding sequence ATGGGCCGACGCTTTCCGACGCCGATAATCGGCGTAGCGACCGAAGAAGAGCGCTATCGAACAGTTATCGGAGTGGTTGTGGAAGCGTCAGGTCCACTAGCATGGGCAACATTCCGAGACCGATGTCAACGGCATTTGCTGAAGCCAGATACCGGAGAACAGTACTCCGACTCGTATCTTGATCGGATTCTTCCAACGTTTGCAAACCTAGGGGTCATCCAACGTACCGATGATGGCGTTCGCCCGTCACCGTTTGCCACAGACTGGTTCCATGGAGACTTAGCCTTCTCCGAGTTCGTCTGGAAATCACTCAAACGAAGCTGGGTTGCGATGGGCGAAAAACCGGAGGGGATTGAGGGTCTCGACCGGATACTTCGAACAGTTGAAGCCGCATCTGATGGGCTCAAGTTCGGTGAAATCCAAAATCGGCTCGCAGCCAACCACGGCTATGAATTCAACGAGGAGGGGGTTCGGGGCTATCCTGATCTCCTCCGGATACTTGGTGTACTCGAAAAAGACGGGCACACATATAATACGACAAGCGAGGAAGTCGTCGAACGATATAAACGACGCTTCCGGAATACAGATATTTTCGATACGCTCGAGAGTCGGCTCAAGCGTGAGGGTACCACAGTTGACCCACCGTCTCGGACTGCCAAGCGGGACATGATGAAGTACTACATGTACCGCGAGTCCGGGGGCTGGTATAAGCGCAGACAGTGGTATAAGACGTTCTGGCGGAATTATCTTCAGAAAGCAACCCGGGACGGTAACACTGGTGACGAGCTTCGCCGGAAAAATGAATATCGGGAAGCACAGAACCGTCGGAGAGATCTCCGAAACGAAGTGATAGCTCAGTACGAATTTTTGGACTCGAAATCGCTACGTGGTCTCTCAGCAGGCGTTCTCGAACGCATGCGAAACGCCGATACCGAGCGAGAGGCCCAACGGATTCGCATTTCGGCAGGCAGTGGTATCTCTATTGCTGACCTCGAATTACTGGCCGACTCAGACCGAGACTCATATACATTCTCAGATGGGTTCTCGCTGTACGGTTGGCAGCGAGAAGCAGCCGATAGGTGGTTTTCTGATGACAATGGCCGTACCCCAGAGACAGGTATCGCTCAAGTTGTAACTGGTGCTGGGAAGACGGTAATGGCGTTGGAGGTGTTGCGACGGTGGCTTCAACAAGACGATGACCGAGTAGCAACGGTTATCGTGCCGACGAAGGTCTTGCTGCATCAGTGGCTCACGGAGCTCGTCTCGACGCTGAACGTGCCTATTGATGAGATCGGCTGGGCCGGCGGTGGGCACAAAGACGACTTTGGGGACTGCCGAATTATGGTCAGTATCGTCAACAGCGCGGTCAAAAATGACTACCTTCGTGAAGCTCTCCAACAAGCAGACGAACCCGACCACCTACTCGTTGCTGACGAGTGTCACCGCTACACTGGCGAAAAGTTCTCGAATATTTTTTCCTACCCTCGAGCAGCCTCACTTGGTCTCTCAGCAACGCCAATCTCTCGAGAGGATGAGCTGACCTCCGCAGATAAAATACTGCTCCGAGAGCTTGGCGAGATATACTACCGACTTACATACGATGAGGGGATACAACGCGGTCTCATCCCCGAATTTACGATAGAATATGTTGGGTTCGAGTTAGCCGACCCTGAACGGCGCGCCTACGAAGAACTTTCGCGCCAGGTATCGAATGCTGTCAAGGAAATAAAGCAGCGATACGACCACCGTCTCCACGAGCTGAGCGGGAGTTTTGCCAGAAAACTCCAAGTTATTCGAAACAACACGGATGGTCCAACCGGCCCGATATCGGATTACTTTCAGTATACACAGGAGCGACGTGAATTAGTAGCAAACGCGGCCGCACGACAAGCGATCACGCTAGATTTGTTGGAACAAACAGTTACCGCCGACCAGAAAGCCATCGTCTTCCAAGAGCGCATTGAACAGCTCGAACAACTCATCGCTCCTGTCGAGCGGCGTGGGGAGAATAATCGAACGGGCGAATTGGCAGATGATGCCCCAGAGCACCGGCGTCTCTACGAGACGTTTGAGGGGCTTGAAGAAGTCGACCAAGCGGTCGAGACACTTTTCGCAGATACTGATTACTGGCCCGTGATGTATCACTCAGGTCACTCTCGTGACATCTGGAATGATATCGCGATGGATTGGTTCCGCGAGGACGACATGGCGAACGTCATGCTGAGCGTGAAAGCGCTCATCGAGGGAGTCGACGTTCCGAGTGCCGACGTCGGTATCGTACGGGTGTCCAGCAGTAGTATCCGTCAGCGTATCCAGACACTCGGGCGGATTCTCCGGACCGGCGACGATATCTCACAGGAGTCAACTCTGTACGTTCTCTATGCGCGTGATACCGTCGATGAACGCATCTTCCAAGAGTACGATTGGCAGGAAGAGCTGGCCAGCGCTAAAGTCAAACACAAAATCTGGGAGCGTGAGGGCGATGAGAGTTACTCTGACGGCCAAATTAGACCAGCTGACCCCGAAGAGTACCCACCTCGTCCAGAGCCAGAAATTATTCCAGACCCAGACGAGTTGACGATTGGTGATGACTACGAAGGGACGCGTGAACCCATCAAACGCGTAAGTGTCGATAGCCGCGGTCGATTATTCGAAAAGACTCGGAACGGTCGGCAGTATCTATCGACCGAGACCTTCGAAGAGGTCATCGAATTCGTCCGCCGCGAGAAAGGCGGCGGGACGATCATCGTGAATGAGCACAATCACCTGCTTACCATCCTCCAAGATGGCCCCGTCTTCCTCGGTACAGTGGAGGACCCAGACGTGTTTGAACCGACTAAGAACACGCAACAAACGATACACAGTGACGGTGTGACTTCCGAATCTCAAACGAAATCAGACGAGGACACAAGTCTAACCGACGAACCTGACGACTTCGATGACATCTTCGGATGA
- a CDS encoding UvrD-helicase domain-containing protein — protein MTDSPPVDDSAPEQREETATSDEPAGPNEQQQKLIDELTGTYLVDAGAGTGKTYAVTRRYAAIIDQTAVDPEDVRLFTFTENAADEMRERIVRHCDYEMAALRDAPIGTFHGLCNQILGTHGFLAPTYLGIEDTLAPTADVLAEEVVEAERFREFTRQFIDDNPEYEQFFQVVNDPETFLRLIRELAAKGVFPQRNGWYRQSERYLNGDSELFEEALSKANAPQNDGSRQSDMRSALSGWSGQPYEPNAPTEDTVRGDGKAATESVVWDAFESDRSALEAFVHDLYFDYIRFALRRNYLTFWMQLLFAFVLLCENDTLREELQADYVMIDEFQDTNELQFKIALLFTGQDNLCVVGDWKQSIYGFQHAAVENILDFETRLNRYIEELNSDTDRIPFEAPDVEEIELEQNYRSTQRILDFSEQSLSLPATGSDDVSRQGYPSGITPLSANVDHNLPTRIEAFQSESDQGIDALLTKIQDIVGNPKYTIEADEDETTGRPPTYADIAVLTRVRRFGRDLQRAATDYGIPVAYEGGMELFDTDHAKLVLAWLRIVENTHPRKGWTVILEQAGYTLPEAEYILKEERYPDDMVEFRNELQELTGVGSLAQRVLDRYGLNDGYADALVSTLQDTLESTSLTRGDLVRLIQQSWADESTVEVENRTGRDSVTVQTIHAAKGLEYPIVIIANMNQGAFPPAGGSDGRIRYSDELGLQQTHVATDAYDGPYVLPNWRYDLLSAGIPTEYHEERRLLYVAMTRAEQHLLFSAGQEPCTFFEELDCSADLLEPDVTPQSLQTESVSQYEPAIRTSTTPLRLSAHDIMDEVEGAGEDGLGMEHGQRVHDFAELYAQTGNGEPSTPDERRVQEFLDGLSGDLIAEENAHLPLKMENGRVLLAGIIDLIHRTPTTIQVVDYKTDRVRTGQPEYRKQLSVYYHVLTSVYPDHDVELTIFYTAEGELVKIEPLTLAELQGLVSDVTPKLSR, from the coding sequence GTGACTGACTCGCCGCCTGTTGACGATTCAGCCCCGGAGCAACGTGAGGAGACCGCAACTTCCGATGAGCCTGCTGGTCCGAACGAGCAACAGCAGAAACTTATTGACGAACTTACGGGAACTTATCTCGTCGATGCCGGCGCGGGTACTGGGAAAACCTATGCGGTCACGCGACGCTATGCGGCCATCATCGACCAAACAGCTGTCGACCCTGAAGATGTACGGCTGTTCACGTTCACGGAGAACGCAGCCGACGAGATGCGAGAACGAATCGTCCGCCACTGTGACTACGAGATGGCGGCGCTTCGTGATGCGCCGATCGGGACGTTCCACGGCCTCTGTAATCAGATACTTGGGACACACGGTTTCCTCGCACCGACCTATTTAGGCATCGAGGACACGCTCGCGCCTACTGCCGATGTGCTCGCAGAAGAAGTCGTCGAAGCCGAGCGGTTTCGTGAATTCACTCGCCAGTTCATCGACGATAATCCCGAATACGAGCAGTTCTTCCAAGTTGTGAACGACCCCGAAACGTTCCTTCGGCTGATTCGTGAACTCGCTGCAAAGGGTGTCTTCCCTCAACGTAATGGTTGGTACCGGCAGAGTGAGCGCTATCTCAATGGCGATTCAGAGCTCTTCGAGGAGGCACTTTCGAAGGCAAACGCTCCGCAAAACGATGGCTCACGTCAGTCCGATATGCGGAGTGCACTCAGCGGCTGGTCGGGTCAACCCTACGAACCGAATGCTCCCACCGAAGACACGGTTCGGGGAGACGGGAAAGCAGCGACAGAATCCGTTGTTTGGGATGCCTTCGAAAGCGACCGCTCGGCGCTCGAAGCGTTCGTTCATGACCTGTACTTCGACTACATCAGGTTCGCGCTTAGACGCAACTATCTCACGTTCTGGATGCAACTACTGTTCGCATTCGTCTTGCTCTGTGAAAACGACACGCTCCGCGAAGAGTTACAGGCCGACTATGTGATGATAGATGAGTTCCAGGACACGAACGAGCTCCAGTTCAAGATCGCCTTGCTGTTTACTGGACAAGACAACCTGTGTGTTGTTGGCGACTGGAAACAGAGCATCTATGGCTTTCAGCACGCAGCAGTCGAGAACATTCTCGATTTCGAGACGCGTCTCAACCGGTACATCGAAGAACTCAACAGCGACACTGACCGCATCCCGTTCGAAGCGCCAGACGTCGAAGAGATAGAGCTTGAACAGAACTATCGGTCAACCCAGCGTATTCTCGATTTCTCCGAACAGAGTCTTTCGTTACCGGCTACCGGCAGTGATGACGTCTCCCGGCAGGGCTATCCCAGCGGTATTACTCCATTGTCAGCAAACGTCGATCATAACCTCCCGACACGGATTGAAGCCTTCCAGAGCGAGTCGGACCAAGGGATAGATGCACTCCTCACCAAGATACAGGACATCGTCGGAAACCCGAAATACACAATCGAAGCAGACGAGGATGAGACTACAGGACGGCCACCGACGTACGCCGATATCGCCGTTCTCACACGGGTCCGACGATTCGGCCGTGATCTTCAACGGGCCGCTACCGACTACGGCATTCCTGTTGCTTACGAGGGGGGAATGGAGCTATTCGATACCGACCATGCAAAACTGGTGTTGGCCTGGCTTCGCATCGTCGAGAACACTCATCCGCGAAAGGGCTGGACTGTCATCTTAGAACAGGCCGGCTACACCCTCCCGGAGGCCGAGTACATCCTCAAGGAAGAACGATACCCCGATGACATGGTCGAATTCCGGAATGAACTACAGGAGTTGACTGGTGTTGGGTCACTCGCTCAGCGCGTTCTTGACCGATATGGCCTCAACGATGGATACGCTGATGCACTGGTCAGCACGCTCCAAGATACATTAGAGTCGACGTCGCTAACCAGGGGCGATCTCGTTCGACTTATCCAGCAAAGTTGGGCAGATGAGAGTACGGTCGAGGTCGAAAACCGAACTGGTCGCGATTCAGTAACAGTCCAGACCATCCATGCTGCAAAGGGACTCGAGTATCCGATAGTTATCATCGCCAACATGAATCAGGGAGCGTTCCCGCCAGCCGGTGGCAGCGACGGTCGTATTCGCTATTCCGATGAACTCGGTCTCCAGCAAACCCACGTCGCCACTGACGCATACGATGGCCCCTACGTCCTTCCCAATTGGCGGTATGATCTCCTCTCAGCAGGTATCCCGACTGAGTATCACGAAGAGCGACGGCTCCTCTATGTAGCTATGACGCGAGCGGAGCAACATCTCCTCTTCAGTGCCGGGCAGGAACCCTGCACGTTCTTCGAGGAACTAGACTGTTCGGCCGATCTCCTCGAGCCTGACGTAACACCACAGAGCCTTCAGACGGAATCGGTGTCACAGTATGAACCAGCAATACGAACCAGTACAACGCCCCTGCGGCTGTCTGCACACGATATTATGGATGAGGTTGAGGGAGCCGGCGAAGATGGCCTCGGGATGGAACACGGGCAGCGCGTTCACGACTTTGCCGAGCTTTATGCTCAGACCGGTAACGGCGAGCCGTCAACGCCGGATGAACGGCGCGTACAAGAGTTCCTTGATGGGCTCTCTGGAGATCTCATCGCCGAGGAGAATGCTCACCTTCCTCTAAAGATGGAAAACGGACGTGTCCTGTTGGCGGGCATTATTGACCTGATTCATCGCACTCCCACGACTATTCAAGTGGTGGATTACAAGACCGACCGAGTGCGAACCGGCCAGCCTGAGTACCGAAAACAGCTTAGTGTCTACTATCACGTGCTTACATCGGTGTATCCCGACCACGATGTCGAACTTACTATCTTCTACACTGCTGAGGGAGAACTCGTTAAAATCGAGCCGCTCACTCTCGCCGAGCTCCAGGGTCTCGTTTCTGATGTAACTCCCAAACTGTCTCGCTAA
- a CDS encoding PD-(D/E)XK nuclease family protein: MAIQRARSIDDIYDEVAGADTVLSTEGPLTLALDRRLEEPRLGRLAATPRSHASGQMVPADQRPLFLAIIDQTTLSWKEAAFTVQHILDCWDRTGDPENVLQAQYDTAAMRKALAVVRAERSTYRDLADSDPVADDVVVAGEEFFTPLDDTVVPSGYKSVDLFAEGTYELPEIRIFESPTEIVDTLVNYIDANNAEDVGIVLNRGSRYATLVETAFAANDIPYRGGPGFEDQPSVRAFLRLLRAAFDSDDLRLSDIRPLLIQMAIEPPIDDENRRLSTVTDDAVQDVVDLIDRIPSLSFSEVLAAYSNRTAVPMWDLETELETVGILDSQVTQSRVDDLLFYLDTFDVPFESSTDGVLLASATSSVYVDRPTVFYIGLDRSWERAVPERPWVDTAQEDALNLKRFQLLLQNGQKRHYFVVDATGGDPVTPCLYFEDLLDSKFDSFGDLPSTRHGGPSLGGSTPFKHDPPNGVSSSDPVTSLSQSTLRTLVNCPREYYISELVESSTDHFRQRGTAFHDVAELYTVAPEAIRTNREAVLNWLVDEQRPFLDQHDVETWRTTAAVGLDLLTDYLDDIEIEERVYNGYESFSESQSLATHLGQELESTVTEQRFENEDLGGHGVVDLVQDPTTLVDYKTGSQSTATSVLKDGAIENPSDTPNFQAHHYLAHHRTVTPEQPLSFRFVYFLDIVDKAVVSRDDVSVHETVTEVEYTPDRFSDYIGSESVYQWLWEDLAESNNRRKTLERMEYEPYAAFFTSHDYPDAESKDEVLDSPITSAFESHCVDHVGDYKYVRKGARSTMKKLFGLRNGQLFGRDLNEYETFLQTWINQVNEYRNSGFPVGDPNDDRLDHPLLIVGGDDQ, from the coding sequence GTGGCAATTCAACGGGCTAGATCTATTGACGATATCTACGATGAGGTCGCTGGTGCTGACACTGTTCTCTCGACAGAGGGTCCACTCACGCTCGCACTCGACCGACGTTTAGAGGAACCTCGCCTAGGGAGACTCGCTGCAACGCCGCGTAGCCATGCGTCGGGACAGATGGTCCCAGCAGACCAGCGACCGCTTTTCCTCGCCATTATTGACCAAACGACCCTCTCTTGGAAAGAAGCGGCATTTACCGTCCAACACATCTTGGACTGCTGGGATCGGACTGGAGACCCGGAAAACGTACTGCAAGCGCAGTATGATACCGCTGCGATGCGGAAGGCACTGGCAGTCGTCCGAGCTGAGCGGAGTACGTATCGAGACTTGGCTGACTCCGACCCCGTAGCGGATGATGTCGTCGTGGCTGGTGAGGAGTTTTTCACGCCGCTGGATGACACCGTTGTTCCGTCGGGATACAAGTCAGTGGACCTTTTCGCCGAAGGAACATACGAACTCCCGGAGATCCGTATCTTTGAGTCACCGACAGAAATCGTTGATACACTCGTAAACTATATCGATGCAAACAACGCTGAGGACGTCGGTATTGTTCTCAATCGGGGGAGCAGATATGCGACGTTAGTGGAGACCGCCTTCGCCGCTAATGACATTCCATACCGAGGCGGCCCTGGTTTTGAGGATCAGCCGTCCGTCCGAGCGTTTCTTCGGCTCCTCAGAGCGGCCTTTGACAGCGACGACCTCAGACTGAGCGACATCCGGCCCCTCCTCATACAGATGGCTATCGAGCCGCCAATTGACGACGAAAACCGGCGACTATCAACAGTCACTGACGATGCGGTCCAAGACGTAGTTGACCTTATTGACCGGATTCCGTCGTTGTCGTTTAGCGAGGTGCTTGCAGCCTACAGTAACCGTACGGCAGTGCCGATGTGGGACTTAGAGACCGAACTGGAGACAGTGGGAATTCTCGATAGCCAAGTAACACAGTCGCGCGTTGACGACCTTCTGTTCTATCTGGATACGTTCGATGTCCCGTTCGAGTCATCGACTGATGGTGTCCTACTGGCATCAGCGACCTCTTCCGTCTACGTCGACCGACCGACCGTGTTTTACATTGGCCTCGACCGGAGTTGGGAGCGGGCGGTCCCTGAGCGGCCATGGGTCGACACGGCGCAAGAAGATGCACTGAATCTCAAACGTTTCCAGCTCCTTCTCCAGAACGGCCAGAAGCGTCATTATTTCGTCGTCGATGCAACTGGTGGCGATCCAGTCACTCCCTGTCTCTACTTTGAAGACCTCCTAGACTCGAAGTTTGACAGTTTCGGGGACCTGCCATCGACACGACACGGGGGACCATCGCTTGGTGGCTCAACACCGTTCAAACACGACCCACCGAATGGTGTTTCATCGAGTGACCCAGTCACCTCACTCAGCCAGTCTACATTGCGTACACTCGTCAACTGCCCACGAGAATACTATATCTCGGAGCTTGTCGAGAGCTCGACGGACCATTTTCGCCAGCGGGGTACTGCCTTCCACGATGTTGCCGAACTCTATACTGTCGCACCGGAGGCTATTCGTACGAACCGTGAGGCGGTCTTGAACTGGCTCGTTGACGAGCAGCGCCCGTTTTTAGACCAGCACGATGTTGAAACGTGGCGAACGACCGCTGCTGTTGGTCTGGACCTGCTTACGGATTACTTGGACGATATTGAAATCGAAGAGCGGGTATACAATGGATACGAGTCGTTTAGCGAGTCACAGAGTCTGGCGACTCATCTCGGCCAGGAACTGGAATCAACTGTAACCGAACAGCGGTTTGAGAATGAAGACTTAGGTGGCCACGGTGTCGTCGACCTTGTTCAGGACCCCACAACGCTCGTCGATTACAAAACCGGTTCACAAAGTACCGCTACTTCAGTCCTCAAAGACGGAGCCATAGAGAACCCAAGCGACACACCAAATTTTCAGGCTCATCATTATCTCGCACACCATCGAACTGTTACCCCTGAACAGCCTCTTTCCTTCCGTTTTGTGTACTTCCTCGATATTGTCGATAAGGCAGTTGTCAGTCGTGATGATGTCTCTGTTCATGAGACTGTGACCGAGGTCGAGTATACTCCCGACCGATTCAGCGACTATATCGGCTCCGAGTCGGTTTATCAATGGCTCTGGGAGGACCTTGCTGAGAGCAATAACCGACGTAAAACACTCGAACGAATGGAATACGAACCGTACGCGGCGTTCTTTACGAGCCACGATTACCCCGATGCAGAGTCCAAAGACGAGGTACTGGACTCGCCAATCACCTCGGCCTTTGAAAGCCACTGTGTTGACCACGTGGGCGACTACAAGTATGTCCGAAAAGGGGCGCGTTCGACAATGAAGAAGTTATTCGGGCTGCGTAACGGGCAGCTATTCGGCAGAGACCTTAATGAGTATGAGACATTCCTGCAAACATGGATCAACCAAGTGAACGAGTATCGCAACTCTGGTTTCCCTGTCGGCGACCCGAACGATGATCGCCTTGACCATCCATTGTTAATCGTCGGCGGTGATGACCAGTGA
- a CDS encoding AAA family ATPase has protein sequence MRLHRLHLTNFRQFRTGTITFAQGGEQNVTVVHGQNGSGKTTLKNALTWVLYDEVDFTLRPDKLASQGSFAETETGDTVRVEAVLEFEDEDIDYELTRWVDYQKQSASDYEGEIIDNGLSLTFSEPDGTRGTRNNPQDAIEQILPTRLSSLFFFDGEYITRLSETRSQDEIRAAIQNIMGLKIIERSITHLEAVEERFEDELQEAASTELKSLMDQRTTLREEKADREQALGAAQDTKARLNEEIDEIKHKLEQIDDSSELEEERTELESELERINAEVDAINDDIEDTISTQGHLPFAMPAVEETAKDLDRLREEGVLPSEVSNQFIDRLLTDGTCLCGRPLEPDTEPYAKVTAYQSEDVTEGFDQAAIRIISHLTQLDSERTDYFERISELLERRSKLRDREQEIAEQLSEISAQVEKIDVVDPQTGETPAELESARDSKADQLSETESDIVRHEIKIEELDEELAEVNTDIDEARQDKKEAELARKRMRATESVRRQLEASFDDLQKRVRNWSNKLVEQTFEEIATKGYQAEITDAFELHIKDQVENEYLEVEKSRGERQIASLTFIGSLVQIARERYESSDDTEYFSGGIYPIMMDSPFGALDDDHRRQVSRVIPEMAEQVIILVTDSQWRGPVASELSAIAGQQYRLEYDAGDSAETFPQTTIENETAVTEP, from the coding sequence ATGCGATTACACCGACTCCATCTCACGAACTTCCGCCAGTTTCGGACGGGAACAATTACGTTCGCACAAGGTGGTGAGCAAAACGTTACTGTCGTCCACGGCCAGAACGGCTCGGGGAAAACGACGCTGAAAAACGCTCTGACGTGGGTGCTATATGACGAAGTGGACTTCACCCTCCGGCCCGATAAACTTGCTAGTCAAGGGTCGTTCGCCGAGACTGAGACGGGTGACACTGTCCGTGTCGAGGCCGTACTCGAGTTCGAAGACGAAGATATCGACTATGAACTCACCCGTTGGGTCGACTACCAGAAACAGTCGGCAAGCGACTACGAAGGGGAGATCATCGACAACGGTCTCTCGCTGACGTTTTCAGAACCCGATGGTACCAGAGGCACGCGAAATAACCCACAAGACGCCATCGAACAGATACTCCCAACGCGGCTGAGTTCGTTGTTCTTCTTCGATGGCGAGTATATCACTCGCCTCTCAGAGACGCGGAGTCAAGACGAGATCAGAGCCGCTATCCAGAATATCATGGGGCTCAAGATTATCGAGCGCTCGATCACCCACCTCGAGGCTGTCGAGGAGCGCTTCGAAGACGAACTACAGGAGGCTGCGAGTACGGAGCTCAAGTCCCTGATGGACCAACGGACAACGCTTCGCGAGGAGAAAGCCGATCGAGAACAGGCACTTGGTGCGGCCCAGGACACGAAAGCTCGGTTAAACGAGGAGATCGACGAGATCAAGCACAAACTCGAACAAATAGACGATTCATCCGAGTTAGAAGAAGAGCGTACAGAACTCGAGTCGGAACTCGAACGAATCAACGCAGAGGTCGACGCCATTAACGACGACATCGAAGACACGATCAGCACTCAGGGCCATCTCCCTTTTGCCATGCCAGCGGTCGAAGAGACGGCAAAGGACCTCGACCGACTCCGCGAGGAGGGTGTACTCCCCTCGGAGGTGTCGAACCAGTTCATCGACCGATTGCTAACTGACGGCACCTGTCTCTGTGGCCGCCCGCTCGAACCGGACACAGAGCCATACGCCAAGGTCACAGCGTACCAATCAGAGGATGTAACTGAAGGGTTCGATCAGGCTGCAATACGTATCATCTCACATCTCACCCAGCTGGATTCAGAGCGGACCGACTATTTCGAGCGCATCTCAGAGCTACTCGAACGGCGCTCGAAACTCCGTGACCGGGAACAGGAGATCGCAGAACAGCTGAGTGAGATCAGCGCCCAAGTCGAAAAGATAGACGTTGTTGACCCCCAGACCGGAGAGACTCCAGCAGAACTGGAGTCAGCACGAGATTCGAAGGCTGACCAACTCAGCGAAACGGAAAGCGATATCGTCCGCCACGAGATCAAGATTGAAGAGTTAGATGAAGAGCTGGCAGAGGTAAACACCGATATCGACGAAGCACGGCAAGATAAAAAGGAGGCCGAACTCGCGCGAAAGCGGATGCGGGCTACAGAATCAGTCCGTCGACAGCTGGAAGCATCGTTTGACGACCTGCAAAAACGTGTCCGCAACTGGTCGAATAAACTTGTCGAACAGACCTTCGAAGAGATCGCGACCAAGGGATATCAGGCAGAGATTACAGACGCCTTTGAACTCCACATCAAAGACCAGGTCGAAAACGAGTATCTCGAAGTAGAGAAATCGCGTGGTGAGCGCCAAATTGCAAGTCTCACCTTCATCGGAAGTCTGGTCCAGATCGCCCGAGAACGTTACGAATCGAGCGACGATACAGAGTATTTCAGCGGCGGTATCTATCCTATCATGATGGACTCCCCGTTCGGGGCCCTCGATGATGACCACCGTCGACAGGTGAGCCGGGTCATTCCAGAAATGGCTGAGCAGGTAATCATCCTCGTGACAGACTCACAGTGGCGAGGACCGGTTGCAAGCGAACTTTCCGCGATTGCTGGGCAGCAGTATCGTCTCGAGTACGACGCTGGTGACAGTGCAGAGACATTCCCCCAGACAACGATTGAAAACGAAACTGCGGTTACGGAGCCCTAA